The window AATTCCGTGTAATGTTAAtaatttcattcaattttgtcaattttgtttaataatttcattcaattttgtcaattttgtgTGTTAAGTATGCTTTTCTTGTGATTCTGTATTGTTCTCATGGTAGCCtgaagggaattagggtttgttttttaatttactttttcgAAGAATTAGTTGCATTTCTGTGGAAGTTTTACTTGACATACGATATTCTAAATTACTCTAGTTTACGGGGAGGGTGATTCGAACTTGTATGCATTGGAACGGGCGTACTGTTCTAGCCGACTGACCTAACCCTAATCTGCTGCGCTTCTTATTAAGTTGTGGATAAGAAGCTGAATATTGTTTTGTATTTCCTTTAGTTTTAatctaccattttttttttttgaagttctAACAGTCGTTTGTCTCCCTCCGCAAACTCAAACACAGAAAGTTGCAGACTTGCAGTCTAAATGATCTAGAAACTGGTCATTGTATGAAtctaatgattttttaattacttgaatTTTGCAGAAGCAAAGACAAACCCCCAAGTCCGTTTCCAAAATTATGGAGATGGATTTGGATAGAATTAGCAACCTACCGTGTCATGTTATAGATCAAATTTTGTCACATTTGCCGATTAGGGAGGCGGTGCGAACAAGTGTTTTGTCGACCAAGTGGAGGTACAGATATGCTAGGCTTCCACAGCTTGTGTTTGATAACCACTGTGTGTCGCCTCAAAACCAATCAACCTTGGTCAACATTGTTGATCATGTGCTTTTACTTCACATTGGCCCCGTACACAAGTTCAAGCTGTCAAAGAGGGACTTTCTGGCCACTGCTGATATTGATCGCTGGATTCTTCATCTGTCAAGAAGCTCAATCAAAGAGTTCATACTTGAAATTTGGAAGGGGCAGCGCTACAAGATGCCCTCATGCTTGTTTTCTTGCCAGGATATGATTCATTTAGAGTTGTTCAATTGTTTGCTTAAACCTCCATCGACATTCAAAGGCTTCAGGAGTTTGAAGAGCCTTGACCTTCAGCATGTTACCCTGGCCCAAGACGTCTTTGAAAATATGATTCTTCGCTGTCCTCTGCTTGAGAAGTTGACTGTGATGAACTTTGACGGTTTCTCCCATCTCAACATTGATGCGCCAAATCTCCAATTCTTCGACGTTGGAGGTAAATTTGAGGATGTTAATTTCAAGAATACCTCAAATCTTGCTGTAGTGTCCATTGGTTTGTATGACCATGTTGGCAACTCCTTTAGACGGCTTCCTAGCAGTTCAAGCAATCTGCTCAAGTTTTTTGCTCACCTTCCTGGTATCCAGAGACTTGAAATTCAGAGTTACTTTTTAAAGGTAATTGGTTGTGTGGTTTCACTCTCTTAGTGATCATTTAACATGACCATGGGAATTTGAGTATATTGGTCGGGTGTTATCTTATGCATCTTTTTCTTTCCAGTATTTGGCTATTGGTGCCTTGCCAGGAAGGCT of the Pyrus communis chromosome 1, drPyrComm1.1, whole genome shotgun sequence genome contains:
- the LOC137748707 gene encoding F-box/FBD/LRR-repeat protein At1g13570-like isoform X1; translation: MKQRQTPKSVSKIMEMDLDRISNLPCHVIDQILSHLPIREAVRTSVLSTKWRYRYARLPQLVFDNHCVSPQNQSTLVNIVDHVLLLHIGPVHKFKLSKRDFLATADIDRWILHLSRSSIKEFILEIWKGQRYKMPSCLFSCQDMIHLELFNCLLKPPSTFKGFRSLKSLDLQHVTLAQDVFENMILRCPLLEKLTVMNFDGFSHLNIDAPNLQFFDVGGKFEDVNFKNTSNLAVVSIGLYDHVGNSFRRLPSSSSNLLKFFAHLPGIQRLEIQSYFLKYLAIGALPGRLPKPCLALNYLSLRISFNDLDEVLTAVCILKSSPALQEVEILTFSFMQVRPEDTAAVGTVDLQLDVNWKCPVTRLRLVKINGISGTKLELEFIRFLLLSSPVLERMTVKPASVNCAWEMVKALLLFRRASVQAEIVYEDP
- the LOC137748707 gene encoding F-box/FBD/LRR-repeat protein At1g13570-like isoform X2, with product MKQRQTPKSVSKIMEMDLDRISNLPCHVIDQILSHLPIREAVRTSVLSTKWRYRYARLPQLVFDNHCVSPQNQSTLVNIVDHVLLLHIGPVHKFKLSKRDFLATADIDRWILHLSRSSIKEFILEIWKGQRYKMPSCLFSCQDMIHLELFNCLLKPPSTFKGFRSLKSLDLQHVTLAQDVFENMILRCPLLEKLTVMNFDGFSHLNIDAPNLQFFDVGGKFEDVNFKNTSNLAVVSIGLYDHVGNSFRRLPSSSSNLLKFFAHLPGIQRLEIQSYFLKYLAIGALPGRLPKPCLALNYLSLRISFNDLDEVLTAVCILKSSPALQEVEILVRPEDTAAVGTVDLQLDVNWKCPVTRLRLVKINGISGTKLELEFIRFLLLSSPVLERMTVKPASVNCAWEMVKALLLFRRASVQAEIVYEDP